The Vanessa tameamea isolate UH-Manoa-2023 chromosome 8, ilVanTame1 primary haplotype, whole genome shotgun sequence DNA segment TTCTGCGATGCATTATCGCCTTGTCCCAAAAGGCCCATTGAATTATTGTCATTATTGTCTCGAATCTCTTTACCATTCTTCGCCACTTctttttgcaaaatatttttttccctttCTGTTATTTCAACTTTGGCTTTCTggctctgtaataataattatattcattgtaatctctgtaataatatgtcaataaaatagtatatttgatattatgaaagaagttactatataataaataagtttacctTTAAGTCTTCTTGTAATTTTACGATTAAATCATCCTTAACcttaatatctttaatattagtttCAATTTCTGcttttaacttattaattattttttcactatTAACTAAGGATTCAGCACCAGATTGTCTTGTAGCTTGTAATTCTAATGTCAACTTTTCTAATTTTTCATCTTTGCTTGAATTGTTTTCTTGAATAGCTAACAGTTCGAGTTTTTGTGATAATTCTAATATCTTGCTATCGCCTTCGTTgagtttgttttgtaatttattttgattatccAATTCTAAAGCTATTTTCTCCTTTGAATCTTGTAACTGTTTTTCATAAtcgtttattctatttttaagctcgtgtttcatatttttactttcTCTTTTGTATTCATCGAACTGCTGTTGCAGTTGTCTAGTTAAATCTTCGTAGTTTAATTTTTGAGCTTCgtttatatttgtaagtttCTTTATATCTTCATCTGATTTTGCTAATAGTTGCTGCAAATCTTTAACCTTTTCCTTAGTGCTGACTAAGTCTTCGAGTTGTTTTCCTTGTTccgataaattatttgttaatgtttttattgtgtTGTTAAGAGATTCAATTTCAACAACGTGTTTTGCTTTTAAATCAGCATTTTCTGATTCTAGTTGTTTAACCGTTTCTTGAATTTTActtgtttgtaatataatttcgtttaaGTTACTTATTTCTATTTGCTTTTGTTCTAACATAGTGTTATTTTGATTGACTTCTTGTTGAagctttgtaatattttcttctaactgtttacttttatttaagtcTGTGTCAACTTTTTCATTTTgtgctttaataaaattatctttttctttcattattttattgatttcagtTAGATTTTCAACGGTTTCGTtcaatttgtttgttgtttCTTGAAGTTGACTTTTTAGATTTGATATTTCAGTTGATGATTCGTTATGTTTGTTTTCTAACAGTTTTTTATCATTCACTAAAATAGCCATTTCAGATTTAACTTTTTCTAACTGTTTAAGCTGTTCATTTATTAATGATTCTTCGACAGAAGAATTGTTTAAAAGTGTttcatattgttgttttatagtGGTTGTTTCCATAACAGTTTTGTTTAGCTGatcttctattttattttttatttcattaactttATTAAGTTCTTCTGTAACTTGGGTCAATTGACGATCTTTTTCGGTAACTAATTCTCCATTAGATTTAATATCTACTTCAAGCATTTCTAACTTAAGCGTCAAATCTTTGatagaattttgtttttcttggaGCAATTCATTTAACCGGGTTTCCTCGTCTTTATGGGTTTTGGTTTCATTATTGGCTGCGACCAGATGTTCTTGcaattgatttatttctttttcaaatTGTACTTTTTGGGCATTAAGCTGCGAAGTCATATCgtctaatattttttgcaatgaATCCTCATGTTTTCGTGCCTcttcaagtttattatttaagtcattTTGTGCTTCAGTTAGTTGATCAACTTTTTCCATTAATTTGACTTCTGATGTAGCTCCATCTGCTTTCAGTAATAATATTTCCTCCTTATACCTTTCAATATCAATTTCCAGCTTTTTTCGAATAGTGTCATGCTCATTATTTATATCTTGTTCTTTTAATTTCAAgctttcaatttcattttttagtaTTGAATTTTCATCTAGCAATTTGTCGCTCTGAGATTCTGCTTCTCTTAGTCgattgtttatttcaaaactaaGCGCTTCAAactctttaattttgttttctgcTAATTGTAGCTTTTCAACATTTTCACCTACCGATCTTACTAACTGACCTCGTTCCAAAGAATAATCTTCCTGTACTTTAAAGATTTTCTGCTTATATTCTTGTTCGATTCGGCCACAATTATTAGTAGCTTCTctgtatttatcttttatttcttgGAGTTCTTTCTCCGTATCCTTTAAATGCTGcgataatttattgaattgttcATAAGAATCAGTAGTTTGACCGGTGAGATTTAAATACTCGCCTTCTACCTTTTCTTTAGATTGTTGAATTTCATCACATTTTTCAATAGCACTGCTTAGTTGCCGTTTATATTCACCGATTTCTAATTCCATAGCTGCTATTGTAGCCTTAAGTTCAGCATTAATTTGCGTAATTTCATTAAGGGActctttcaattttttattttcttccttCAACGCATTTAATTCATCAACATTGATAGTAAACTGTGTATTTAGAGTGTCGAGctcaattttacttttatctaaAGCTTGCTTGTGGGTCTCTATTTCTTTTATTAGCTGCTCTATTTTAGTATTACGGTCCTCAATTTCTTTCTTGTGTTCTTCAGCAATTTTGCTgtgcttaatattaaaattggccGTTGTTTCTTCGAATTCATctttcaactttattatttccTTATCTCGTTCATGAATAGtctgtttatattcatttatgagTTTATCATTTGAGTTAGTTGATTTACTAGATTCGTTAACCAACTTTTcgtattcttttgttttagtaTTCAATTCTTGTCGTAGGTTCaatatttctgttttgtttttctCATCTTGTTGTGAAGCCTCGTTCAAAAAGCTTtcatattcgttgattttctgTGTTAGTTCTTCTTTAACACGACTAACCTCTTCCTGTAACAACTTGCAAGATgattcttgttttttatttaaatcttcaaGCTGCTCGATGTCTAAAACCTTGGCACTAagttccatttttaatttagtcattTCCTTGTTAAGGTTGACTTCATGTTCTTTACTAACTCCCATTActgaaaaaaaaggaaaaccGTCATTAGtgcagtttaaaatataatgatagtgAAAAAAATGACTAATATAAATGTTGAGGATTTGAAGATCAAATAGATTAATTTACCTTTGTTCAATTCTAGTGTTTTATCATCAACAGCTGCCTGCAGTGaagttaatttactatttaaatctattattgtTTGACCGTTCTCTTTATTCAATCTCTCTACGTTTTGTTTCTCAGCGTCCAACTTTGACTCGGCCAGTTGCAACTTCGCTGTAAGCACTGAGAGCTGCGTTTCGAACTCGGATTGAGAGATAGCAATTTTACTCTTAGCTTCATTGAGTGCTTTTTCAGAGTCTGTCTTAACTTTATATAGTTCCTCGTTTAAACTTTTGGTCAGCGAGTCCTTTTCACTTTCTTTTTCCTTGATCAACGCATAGGCTTCATctaataatttttgaagttcAGAAGATAAtgctgaaaattaaaattacaatttatgttatctttataattacGCGTAAGAGTACTTGCGCGTGTTTAGGCTTAATGATGTTAATTGATAAAAAGAAGAGGAACTACAAAACTGGATAAATTAAATGACTATTAAACAAATTGAAGACTCTAGTCATAATTAATCTatgctattatattaataaagcttAGAATCAGAGATAATTGACAATGTCAATGCACAGCTACATTTTAACTAACGGCATTCACATAAACGACCTAAATTTAAGACGAATTGATTTGGACAACAACCTAACGCCATATATTTATGGCGTCTAGGTTGTCCAAATTTGTTCCACATTTTAGCAACAGTCAACAGTGTCAGTGTCATTCTCCAGCCTTTTACTATGAACGCAGAACAAGCCgcttaacttatttaaatgtaaaattttgtataattatcttaaattataaggatattaaaagtataatgtcAAGGCGTTATATTTTAGCTTTACTCACTTTGTGCTGCTACTAGTTCCTCTTTGTGTTGATCAGCTAGAGCGTTCATCTCAGCACTGCGCTGATCTTCGAGCGCTCGCAGCGCTGCACTGGTGGTCTCAGCGCGAGCGACTTGCAATGCGACTTCAGCTTCTAGATCTCTAATTTGTTTTTCTCGCGTTTCTTTTTCTTtctagttttttaaaaaaaatatattttttacaaatataatataagtaaataataatatttacaaccaaatatattcatgaaataCGTACCTCCATTGCTTCTTTGTAtttctgaaaaattaaataaaaatgtttagttaTATGAGTTTATTCCTCGAAAGAAGACAAGGTATTTAAATGTAGAATTTCTTACATTATAGTCttctttgttaatattttcttcttcGTTCCTGAACATAAGATCTTCCACCTTTTGCTTTTCATCTTCcaacattttattaagtttgtCAAGTTCGACTTTAAGTTTCGCATTTTCGTTGTTCgtctaaaaacaaaaatcatatgaatatttattatttatatatttaacatttatatttattttaggcaCCAATGtccatataaaatatgatagtaaaaagttaaagttaaacatatttttctacaTACGAAAATATTACAGAACACAATGAttcatttgcaataaaaaaaaaaaacattatttataaattaaaaatgtattatttcttactacaagaataatttaaaagattccTCATATCccgatttaaaaatgaaacgatCGTCGATCGAACATTGTCCGTTgctgtttttttatcattcatataataaaaattacaataataatgacctgtgTTGCTTCTTTTCTAATCTGTGCAAGTGCACTTTCTGTGCGTTCGAATTGCATCGTAACTTTAACAACTTCTGCTCTCTCCAACTCCCGCTCCTGTAACAGCCGCTCCAAGTGCTGCTGTTTTTCTCGTAAGAGCTCCTAAattgttaaacaataatattaagtacctttataaacattatattaaaaagaatactAACAATTTCCTATTTTCAAGAAATTTCTGTTATTCGTATTGATCCCCTACTATTAGTCGTAGGGCTTATGTTGTGTGTTCGTAGTGACGACAATAGTCCGAGAGGTTAAAGTCGAACTTGCGACTTTCGTATCGTTGGGTACCTGTTAAGCTATACaggttttataaacaaatatttttttacaatacatttttttaattcatagtaCTTATTTCTTAATCATGTTCCAATATTTGTTAAAGGTAGATCTTGTAAATCCGgagtagttacatttatattaatattttagtatatatatattatgttaatatataagacttaggaataaatttattattgctattaatatattcatgcaTATCTTAAACTACGACATTCAATAAACTCTAGTTTGAACATTAACAAGAGGTCTTGGGTAttgtatatgatttaaaaaaaaaatcacatattatttgttacgaaaagtattttcaagatgctcatattttgaaaaagtaaattcgtttcaatgataaaataaataaatcgtaaaagCACTGtcgtaaaaacaatttactatttatgaaatactttatattggtattgcaataaaattaagtcaTGCGAccttgtttataaataactaataataacacTGCTTACGTGCACACACATTCAACTTCTAAGTAGCGTTGCGTTATCTATGGTTTTCTTACGTACTTAACTCTTATTCTCATAACTAATATTCATGAAATATACTACCCGATCCTACgaaatttattcttattaaaccgatcttaatttagaattaatgtTACAAGTGAAAAAAAGGCCTAGTcatgttctaaaatattttaataatcctaCAACAAAACTGATAATTTGTCGCTAGCTTTGGTTTAAGGAAGCTAAAAtattgctaatattttatttttttaaatttaaatataagtatatatctcGGTATGCTAAAAGCGCTCtacataaattctaaatttcccAAAGCCTATTTATTTGCATACATTACAAAACGAAAGATCTCCCCGGAATACAAATCTCTGTATGTATATAGTTAGACTTTCCGTTGTCAGTTAGAGAATAAGATATACATAGTTTTTTACCTTATACATGAGTATAAGAAATAGTTATAGATATTCTttacatttaatcaaatatattgcaaacaaatattaataaaacagccTTTTGGCAGTGACGGATTTTGGCTTAAGGCCGCAAGGCCAGAGCCTAGGGCGGAACCGATACATTCGAAAATGATTGAGTCGTCTTATgcttgaataaatatatctttaatctatttcgtcatttatttttctcaagATTAAAAAGTTCTTTTTGAAATTCcaattttgcatttttatttgcCTCTCAATACCATTAAGggttatttttgacatttaggaaacgataatttaaaaaaaaaaattacgatataTGTGTATAGTCTCCACACGATAATTAAAAAGAGCGAGCATAATCATTTATCCGGTTTCATAGAAATaataacgtatatattttatttgcggATTGGCTATGCAATGCCGtctctattttttatatcaaatcaatgatTACAGAGAGACAAATCATTATCTCACTATACACCCGCTAAACACCGTACATAAGAtcatgttttgttatttattcaaattttacttaatatcaccaacaaaaataaagatttatgtaCATTAATATGACATTAGAAAATGATCTGACGTTTTACTAAAGAACAGTATCTATATATGTAGCAAGTTACTATAGCAAGTAACTATTCTAAGGACATAAGATCGTTCGTCaagttcattaataataaacaaatgcaaCAGTTCAATGAACTCTTATTCAAATCTAACCATCGACCGTGAAAATACTAGTAGAAATAACCAAGTACTAACTTTAAATGAGGTAAGATATTGAAAACAAATGGGCACACAgtcataaatatgataattattttaccaaTTAGGTAGGTGAAAATCAATGCGTAGGATTACTCGTAAATGCCTACTTAAACGGAATTGAGACGTTATATCGCACAAAAGGACTTATTATTGGTGTTATAGTCGTACATTAACACACGCCTACACATGTATTATGTCTTCTAACGTATAATAGAAATCTACTAATTTgtgatatttacttaaatataactaaataataaatatcaataatatgttCCTATTTCATTGCTACCACACTACGTATTGCGGTTTACGTATTATCTATTCATTCGACTTTATTATTACTACTTTTGTTttgaaagtattaaaattatgctTCATATTTAGCAAACAAAAGCCCacgaataaatgaaaattccAAATTAATGGCTATTTCAAGAAGTTGAACTGTCTTAAAACACACAGCTAAAAGGCATTCATACGGGAAATTACTGTAGAACAGGACGGGGAGTATTCAAAGGCGACAGAAAATCTTTAGGGCGGGTAAGGCGTGCACCTTCAAAAGACATTGAACTGCACGCCTACCGAGAAatcatatagatattatattgctAATTAAATCGTCTTTGATTAAAGATATATAAGATacgtttaaattatacataaacatgCCCACGTGAATaggaattttaatgaatatcaaaTGTACTATAtcttacgaataaaatataagacctataaagtaatgttttatttttatactgataGAAGTGATCTTTTTATGTGTTATCTGACCGCAGAGCTTTTTCCTTGAGCGTTTATTCTTCGAATACCGTGTTTCGTACtgcgtttatttttttcacgctTATTAGTAATTTCTGTGGCATCTAATAATAGATACCTACTGACTCGTTTTTTCTGAAAACTTGACAGTTTATGAGTGTACATCAGCAAGAGTTCAGGCTTCAGGGCgatgtgtatattttaaataaaatatataaatatatatctagaaACTATTTGCTTTTGTGCATTGAACGTTATAtaaatccatattaatatatttttggttatttCTAGTTCGTCTTTTATTATTCAGAGAAAGTAGTTATTAATATGCGAGCTCCTTAAAACTCCCTCCAATACAATCACCATAATCTACATAGCCTGTCCATAGATTCTTCATTATTTAACATCCCCTCGTCTGCTAAAGTTCACAGCGAATCAATTTCGCTTGTGCAAAGGATTTTCCATTCGAATTAAGTTTAAATGTAGTCTGTATTTGGGCGCAGTTGGATAGCTGCCAAGGAATAGGATACGGTCATGTCTGCGCATGTGAAAATACGTATAACTAGGATGTAGGTGAATTTTAAACGCGGTGGAATCTATATATTGTACGTTGTCTGCCATACATTATATGCAATAAAACCTCCGAAATGGTCTGAGTATTTTAGTATGAGTAATTTTTTAGGTTAGGGAACAAAAAATAGTATCGTCATTTAGCGAGTGGAGTTAAGCTACTAGCTAGCCTTTAAAAGTCTACGAACATTTTAAGGGACAACTGAAACCAACTAGGTAATAGTTCATACAACATTTCTCCTCAttcttaagtttaatataaattaacaaaaatattactcatGCGTTGTCTCTAATTGAATAtttgatttctttttataatttatgtattgaattatttcatGCTGACAAAAACTCGGACAAAATCTCGTGCTTTTCGCTACagctaaatataaaacaaaaacaaactagATCTCGCAGGTGTTTactcaaaattaataaactatctAAATTTGAGCAACAAAACTctgagatattaataataagttaaacagaaaattataatgcaaatattatgatagtgtATCTTTAACTAAACGAAATATATACGACGTAACTTTGTCTTATATATCACTAAGAAGTTTAGTTTAAAACGCATGTTaacgattttataattactaatagATCATAAATTCACCATTAAACCACTGTACaatttattcacaaaatacAATAACCCTTAAACCATATAAATTGACCGAAAAAATAAGTCTATCAAAAATGTTATCCATTCTCATGTAAAAACGGATCTTGGGTACTATGTATAACCTAATCCAACGGCATGCGAAAAGACAAATgaacaactttgacatttaattgacaTAACTGGTCGTgttcttgaataatctatggtattaatTCAGAAACGTGTAAAAATGGCGTTTCGAATATCATTTTGAATTgcgaatttataatacataaataaagagatatcGATTAAGAACTGTTTGCAATGCATGATTTTGCAGAACTATTGGCAAATCGCATGGaaaatgtaaatctaaggtttgtttatctttcctTGTTTTTCTtctgccattggaataggctatttaTGTATTGTCTTCCAATGATCCATTTTATCTACACATGCGGACAAGCGAGTATACAGCGATTAGTGCAATAAAACAACACGATtaggtttatataatatttatttacaattttataataaagaaagaaGTGTATATAGACAACACgtctattacataatattattacctcATTGTAAGTTAATTATTCATTCCCACGAAGTTAAATAATCTAAAACATCGTTAtcctaatgtaatattattaattattaagtcttatatattaataatatattaaaaaactaacctAAAAATAAAGGAATGCTAGTGACGAAGTGAGTccttattattatgaatattttcagaACTTACAGGTACTGATcagatatttgttaaatattaaataactacaatattttttttaatccaaaatGAAtggaatttcttttttttttttaatcatcatatttatgttataaaaaaccaAACAATATCACAGTTTTGCAAGCTAAGCTATCTTTCATTCACATTTCAAATTTAACGATTATTGGAACATGATTAAgctgatgtatatatattttgtactataaTGTGCGGTAATTgacaatatattcattttaaaatgattattgtatCTGTAAAAAAAGTCCAGattataaaagttatgtttAGTCTGTGAGCATAACACAAATGtcaaacacaaaaacaatacaatcgTTGGACATATAAAAaccaaacaaataattatttattgaatcaaaataattaacatactgTCTATGGAAACATGTACAAAGCGTCGATTAAACTTTGTGCTTGTTTCATAGAAAATTTGTATAATCATAGATTCATTACATgccaataatatattcataattatattgtgcTGCAGATGCAGTACAACTGTCAAGTAATTGATGTCCTCTATTGGAGCGCGGTAGGTAACTTACTGCACACATGTGCTAAACTTCAAAAATTGTCTGCAGAGCCAGCCCTATTATTGAAACAAATCAGCCAGTgagtttgatttataatat contains these protein-coding regions:
- the LOC113400108 gene encoding restin homolog isoform X7; this encodes MNENSETSMEGVQPTAPSSTSSEAASVVSTTASTIPKSEAVRPTTFAKPSGLKPPTKIGRLCSNTAPKPALPISPRADGSSSDTLRKLSDDSSRKHLSDHSVILTEDTDSFIIGERVWVGGTKPGQIAYIGETQFAPGEWAGIVLDDAIGKNDGSVAGFRYFQCPEKRGVFSRLTRLTREPLISHAPHDASPISDAGSVFERPPSGSARPRRTLSPNGSVRSIVSSKMNASISTTTNGDFRLGDRVIVSSSRGSKAGTLRYVGVTEFASGVWAGVELDDPLGKNDGSVDGKRYFNCAPRFGLFAPISKVSRSPSNRKPGTCAIHSNGRATPMRRSNSRESLTSLGTSIASSRAGVRLGVTSLGAQRAGPRASSTPVSAKNALQELLREKQQHLERLLQERELERAEVVKVTMQFERTESALAQIRKEATQTNNENAKLKVELDKLNKMLEDEKQKVEDLMFRNEEENINKEDYNKYKEAMEKEKETREKQIRDLEAEVALQVARAETTSAALRALEDQRSAEMNALADQHKEELVAAQTLSSELQKLLDEAYALIKEKESEKDSLTKSLNEELYKVKTDSEKALNEAKSKIAISQSEFETQLSVLTAKLQLAESKLDAEKQNVERLNKENGQTIIDLNSKLTSLQAAVDDKTLELNKVMGVSKEHEVNLNKEMTKLKMELSAKVLDIEQLEDLNKKQESSCKLLQEEVSRVKEELTQKINEYESFLNEASQQDEKNKTEILNLRQELNTKTKEYEKLVNESSKSTNSNDKLINEYKQTIHERDKEIIKLKDEFEETTANFNIKHSKIAEEHKKEIEDRNTKIEQLIKEIETHKQALDKSKIELDTLNTQFTINVDELNALKEENKKLKESLNEITQINAELKATIAAMELEIGEYKRQLSSAIEKCDEIQQSKEKVEGEYLNLTGQTTDSYEQFNKLSQHLKDTEKELQEIKDKYREATNNCGRIEQEYKQKIFKVQEDYSLERGQLVRSVGENVEKLQLAENKIKEFEALSFEINNRLREAESQSDKLLDENSILKNEIESLKLKEQDINNEHDTIRKKLEIDIERYKEEILLLKADGATSEVKLMEKVDQLTEAQNDLNNKLEEARKHEDSLQKILDDMTSQLNAQKVQFEKEINQLQEHLVAANNETKTHKDEETRLNELLQEKQNSIKDLTLKLEMLEVDIKSNGELVTEKDRQLTQVTEELNKVNEIKNKIEDQLNKTVMETTTIKQQYETLLNNSSVEESLINEQLKQLEKVKSEMAILVNDKKLLENKHNESSTEISNLKSQLQETTNKLNETVENLTEINKIMKEKDNFIKAQNEKVDTDLNKSKQLEENITKLQQEVNQNNTMLEQKQIEISNLNEIILQTSKIQETVKQLESENADLKAKHVVEIESLNNTIKTLTNNLSEQGKQLEDLVSTKEKVKDLQQLLAKSDEDIKKLTNINEAQKLNYEDLTRQLQQQFDEYKRESKNMKHELKNRINDYEKQLQDSKEKIALELDNQNKLQNKLNEGDSKILELSQKLELLAIQENNSSKDEKLEKLTLELQATRQSGAESLVNSEKIINKLKAEIETNIKDIKVKDDLIVKLQEDLKSQKAKVEITEREKNILQKEVAKNGKEIRDNNDNNSMGLLGQGDNASQKLTEEKEMIDGQVSFLNSVIVDMQRKNEQLMARVQALEGATVPTEPPLFNGRKVRAVAPRLFCDICDEFDAHDTEDCPRQSVEPEKPPSNKKPLTPRPYCDICEVFGHATENCDEEETF
- the LOC113400108 gene encoding restin homolog isoform X4, which translates into the protein MNENSETSMEGVQPTAPSSTSSEAASVVSTTASTIPKSEAVRPTTFAKPSGLKPPTKIGRLCSNTAPKPALPISPRADGSSSDTLRKLSDDSSRKHLSASSRSSITSMDTLWEKYPRRLSEAGLRRSSDHSVILTEDTDSFIIGERVWVGGTKPGQIAYIGETQFAPGEWAGIVLDDAIGKNDGSVAGFRYFQCPEKRGVFSRLTRLTREPLISHAPHDASPISDAGSVFERPPSGSARPRRTLSPNGSVRSIVSSKMNASISTTTNGDFRLGDRVIVSSSRGSKAGTLRYVGVTEFASGVWAGVELDDPLGKNDGSVDGKRYFNCAPRFGLFAPISKVSRSPSNRKPGTCAIHSNGRATPMRRSNSRESLTSLGTSIASSRAGVRLGVTSLGAQRAGPRASSTPVSAKNALQELLREKQQHLERLLQERELERAEVVKVTMQFERTESALAQIRKEATQTNNENAKLKVELDKLNKMLEDEKQKVEDLMFRNEEENINKEDYNKYKEAMEKEKETREKQIRDLEAEVALQVARAETTSAALRALEDQRSAEMNALADQHKEELVAAQTLSSELQKLLDEAYALIKEKESEKDSLTKSLNEELYKVKTDSEKALNEAKSKIAISQSEFETQLSVLTAKLQLAESKLDAEKQNVERLNKENGQTIIDLNSKLTSLQAAVDDKTLELNKVMGVSKEHEVNLNKEMTKLKMELSAKVLDIEQLEDLNKKQESSCKLLQEEVSRVKEELTQKINEYESFLNEASQQDEKNKTEILNLRQELNTKTKEYEKLVNESSKSTNSNDKLINEYKQTIHERDKEIIKLKDEFEETTANFNIKHSKIAEEHKKEIEDRNTKIEQLIKEIETHKQALDKSKIELDTLNTQFTINVDELNALKEENKKLKESLNEITQINAELKATIAAMELEIGEYKRQLSSAIEKCDEIQQSKEKVEGEYLNLTGQTTDSYEQFNKLSQHLKDTEKELQEIKDKYREATNNCGRIEQEYKQKIFKVQEDYSLERGQLVRSVGENVEKLQLAENKIKEFEALSFEINNRLREAESQSDKLLDENSILKNEIESLKLKEQDINNEHDTIRKKLEIDIERYKEEILLLKADGATSEVKLMEKVDQLTEAQNDLNNKLEEARKHEDSLQKILDDMTSQLNAQKVQFEKEINQLQEHLVAANNETKTHKDEETRLNELLQEKQNSIKDLTLKLEMLEVDIKSNGELVTEKDRQLTQVTEELNKVNEIKNKIEDQLNKTVMETTTIKQQYETLLNNSSVEESLINEQLKQLEKVKSEMAILVNDKKLLENKHNESSTEISNLKSQLQETTNKLNETVENLTEINKIMKEKDNFIKAQNEKVDTDLNKSKQLEENITKLQQEVNQNNTMLEQKQIEISNLNEIILQTSKIQETVKQLESENADLKAKHVVEIESLNNTIKTLTNNLSEQGKQLEDLVSTKEKVKDLQQLLAKSDEDIKKLTNINEAQKLNYEDLTRQLQQQFDEYKRESKNMKHELKNRINDYEKQLQDSKEKIALELDNQNKLQNKLNEGDSKILELSQKLELLAIQENNSSKDEKLEKLTLELQATRQSGAESLVNSEKIINKLKAEIETNIKDIKVKDDLIVKLQEDLKSQKAKVEITEREKNILQKEVAKNGKEIRDNNDNNSMGLLGQGDNASQKLTEEKEMIDGQVSFLNSVIVDMQRKNEQLMARVQALEGATVPTEPPLFNGRKVRAVAPRLFCDICDEFDAHDTEDCPRQSVEPEKPPSNKKPLTPRPYCDICEVFGHATENCDEEETF